A genomic window from Bacillota bacterium includes:
- a CDS encoding helix-turn-helix domain-containing protein, protein MVTQVALLRFKTGVTAREFAKAVGIPEVTMYRIERGRQYVPPKWRRPLAEALGVSEEEICDPKTGWPRLVA, encoded by the coding sequence ATGGTTACGCAGGTCGCATTGCTTCGGTTCAAGACGGGCGTAACTGCTCGTGAATTCGCCAAGGCTGTCGGAATCCCAGAGGTTACCATGTACCGCATTGAGCGGGGAAGGCAGTACGTCCCTCCAAAATGGCGTCGTCCCCTGGCGGAGGCTCTAGGGGTCTCCGAGGAGGAAATCTGCGACCCCAAGACGGGCTGGCCCAGGTTGGTGGCTTAG
- a CDS encoding tyrosine-type recombinase/integrase: protein MGRLVRVSPKRSLAWEEVAEGFLLFKRSQGLAERTLEDLRYHTGLFLKAAGIAGTEDYECFRRAVLEYLAKSSSLAPSTYNKRLQVLKTFFSWCVSEGYLPADPIHGVKRRREGETPRAAGEDALRRLLSVPDRATFTGLRDYALLLLALDTGIRPKEACSLKIHHFNLRGLEATVPREAAKTRVSRTLPISLVTAEAVKKLIAARHPSWDERIPVFCTEDGRFMTHNAWDRRLQLYSKAAGVKVRPYDLRHSFALMFLRNGGNAFSLQKTLGHASMTMTKRYVALTQQDLREQHAIASPLNTLLPRRNRVRKVRSDV, encoded by the coding sequence ATGGGCCGTTTGGTGAGGGTCTCGCCGAAACGCTCACTGGCATGGGAAGAGGTGGCGGAGGGCTTTCTCCTGTTCAAGCGTTCGCAGGGGCTGGCGGAGAGGACCCTTGAGGACCTACGCTACCACACTGGGCTATTCCTGAAGGCCGCGGGGATTGCCGGGACCGAGGACTACGAGTGCTTCCGCAGGGCCGTGCTCGAATACCTCGCCAAAAGCTCTTCCCTGGCCCCATCGACTTACAACAAAAGGCTCCAGGTGCTGAAGACATTCTTCTCGTGGTGCGTCTCGGAAGGCTATCTTCCCGCCGACCCGATTCACGGGGTCAAGCGTAGGAGGGAGGGCGAAACGCCGAGGGCCGCCGGCGAGGACGCACTGAGACGGCTCCTTTCCGTTCCCGACAGGGCAACGTTCACCGGCCTGCGTGACTACGCCCTTCTCCTGCTCGCCCTGGACACTGGAATCCGCCCAAAGGAGGCTTGCAGCCTCAAAATCCACCACTTCAACCTCCGCGGATTGGAGGCGACCGTTCCCAGGGAGGCGGCGAAGACCAGGGTGTCCAGGACCCTGCCGATCTCCCTTGTGACTGCTGAGGCGGTGAAGAAGCTCATTGCGGCGAGACACCCGTCCTGGGACGAAAGGATACCGGTGTTCTGCACCGAGGATGGGCGGTTCATGACTCACAACGCCTGGGACAGGAGGCTCCAGCTTTACAGCAAGGCCGCCGGAGTGAAGGTCCGCCCCTACGACCTCCGGCACTCGTTCGCCTTGATGTTCTTGCGAAATGGGGGCAATGCCTTCTCACTGCAAAAGACCCTCGGGCACGCAAGCATGACCATGACGAAACGCTACGTCGCACTTACCCAGCAGGACCTCCGCGAGCAGCACGCCATCGCTTCCCCGCTCAACACGCTGCTTCCCAGGAGAAACCGCGTCAGGAAGGTGAGGAGCGATGTGTGA
- a CDS encoding glutamine synthetase yields the protein MYGELLYVMPEEAKNAAGLKKVLADHPEILFVSMVGVDLRGNDTDERIPVSTFLGDVDQILAGGVQTDGSSVVLPGIATLNDAKVDLIADPGCNWIVDYNWEHIHLATGRPVGTLRIPSFLIHAGEAVDSRSVLARALKRLNDEIIAILKERKDGAMAFGFKGTDIVHIVATAGTELEFWVKTPGEKADIEELYTSQVLQESYWKRTKGAVRTALEESIMMLERYGLKPEMGHKEVGGIQSEVDPSGQFAHVMEQMEIDWSYAPALQAADNVILARNVIKETFRHHGLDVTFKAKPMEGVAGNGMHTHAGISARMKDGSIKNLFWPVDPLADFLNPIGLGAVMGLLKNYEVVGSMIASTNDAYNRLKPGFEAPVCICTSIGHSVGVPSRNRSVLAGLVRDLNNPLATRFEVRSPNPRSNEYLALAAIYQAMLDGIGYAVRSKRTAEDLLKELSKRPGDPAEYLDAARQYRSEEDVFEHFTQEQRDELFGKPPANVWEGLENLDKYPEKTAVLMAGGVFNEKTIHSFKIAMTNQWLLEIKDRIIPDNAGVVRACKKAHDSADGANGLDEDRWGKIQELRQYLAKDSEDRKCLFTRLREAAENRDYPKVSKLQLEMAARMKDLRSSYVTYVKNLL from the coding sequence CTGTATGGAGAGCTGCTATACGTCATGCCGGAAGAGGCCAAGAACGCCGCCGGCCTCAAGAAGGTCCTGGCAGACCACCCCGAGATACTGTTCGTATCGATGGTAGGCGTGGACCTCAGGGGGAACGACACCGACGAGAGGATCCCCGTCTCCACGTTCCTCGGTGACGTTGATCAGATCCTCGCCGGTGGTGTCCAGACAGACGGTTCGAGCGTCGTGCTTCCAGGGATCGCCACTCTGAACGACGCGAAGGTAGATCTTATCGCGGACCCTGGCTGCAATTGGATAGTCGACTACAACTGGGAGCACATTCACCTGGCTACCGGCAGGCCCGTGGGGACGCTCCGCATTCCGTCGTTTCTGATTCACGCGGGCGAGGCGGTTGACTCGCGCTCTGTCCTCGCGCGCGCCCTGAAGAGACTGAACGATGAAATCATAGCGATCCTGAAGGAACGCAAGGACGGCGCCATGGCGTTCGGATTCAAGGGCACAGACATCGTCCACATCGTCGCCACGGCGGGCACCGAGCTGGAGTTCTGGGTGAAGACCCCGGGCGAGAAGGCCGACATTGAAGAGCTCTACACCTCGCAAGTGCTCCAGGAGTCTTACTGGAAGAGGACCAAGGGCGCCGTGAGGACCGCCCTCGAGGAGTCCATCATGATGCTCGAGAGGTACGGGCTGAAGCCTGAAATGGGCCACAAGGAAGTAGGCGGGATCCAGTCCGAGGTGGACCCGAGCGGCCAGTTCGCGCACGTCATGGAGCAGATGGAAATCGACTGGTCGTATGCCCCCGCGCTCCAGGCTGCCGACAACGTGATCCTCGCGAGGAACGTGATCAAGGAGACGTTCAGGCACCACGGACTGGACGTGACCTTCAAGGCCAAGCCCATGGAGGGCGTGGCCGGCAACGGGATGCACACCCACGCTGGAATCTCGGCCAGGATGAAAGATGGCAGCATTAAGAACCTGTTCTGGCCCGTAGACCCGCTCGCCGACTTCCTCAATCCGATCGGCCTCGGCGCTGTCATGGGCCTCCTCAAGAACTATGAGGTCGTCGGCTCAATGATCGCCTCGACTAACGACGCATACAACAGGCTGAAGCCCGGGTTTGAGGCGCCGGTCTGCATATGCACGTCCATCGGCCACTCCGTCGGGGTGCCGTCGCGGAACCGCTCGGTCCTCGCCGGCCTTGTGCGTGACTTGAATAACCCGCTCGCCACCAGGTTTGAGGTCAGGTCGCCCAATCCCAGGTCTAACGAGTACCTGGCGCTCGCCGCCATCTACCAGGCGATGCTGGACGGCATCGGGTATGCGGTGCGTAGCAAGAGGACTGCTGAGGACCTCCTCAAGGAGCTCTCCAAGAGGCCCGGCGATCCGGCCGAGTACCTCGACGCGGCCAGGCAGTACCGCAGCGAGGAAGACGTGTTCGAACACTTCACGCAGGAGCAGCGCGACGAACTGTTTGGCAAGCCGCCGGCCAACGTGTGGGAAGGCCTCGAAAACCTTGACAAATACCCGGAGAAGACGGCCGTGCTCATGGCCGGGGGCGTGTTCAACGAGAAGACCATACATTCGTTCAAGATCGCGATGACCAACCAGTGGCTGCTGGAGATAAAGGACAGGATCATCCCCGACAACGCGGGCGTCGTGAGGGCCTGCAAGAAGGCGCACGATTCGGCCGACGGGGCCAACGGACTGGACGAGGACAGGTGGGGGAAGATACAGGAACTGCGGCAGTACCTCGCCAAGGACTCCGAAGACAGGAAGTGCCTCTTCACGCGCCTGAGGGAAGCAGCCGAGAACCGGGATTACCCGAAAGTCTCGAAACTGCAGCTCGAGATGGCGGCCAGGATGAAGGATCTCAGGTCGTCGTACGTCACGTACGTGAAGAACCTCCTGTAA